CGTCGCTGGCAGGAATGCCGAGCACCTCGGAAATGGCGTCAATCGCGCCATCCGGCACCCAGCCACGGTGCTTCTGCACAATCTTCAGCGCTTCAATAGACGCGGCGCGCGCATCTTCGTAGTGGTGTTTTTCATGCTCGATAGCGTCGCGCTCTGTGTCGCTTAACACAAAAATATCGCTGGCGGCCTGCGCCGGAGCATCGATCGAATCCTGAGTGTTGTTATGTTCGTGCATAATTAGCGGTCCACATCTGACATGACAAAATCAATACTACCGAGGTATACGATCAGGTCGGATACCAGGCAGCCGCGAATCACCGACGGAATCTGCTGCAGATGCGGGAAGCTCGGCGTGCGGATACGGGTTCGGTAGCTCATGGTGCTGCCGTCACTGGTCAGGTAGTAACTGTTAACCCCTTTGGTGGCCTCGATCATCTGGAATGATTCGTTAGCCGGCATCACCGGCCCCCAGGAAACCTGCAGGAAGTGGTTAATCAGCGTTTCAATGTGTTGCAGCGTGCGCTCTTTCGGCGGCGGCGTGGTCAGCGGATGGTCGGCTTTGAACGGACCTTCCGGCATATTTTTCAGGCACTGTTCCAGAATACGCAGACTTTGGCGCAACTCTTCCACTTTCAGCATCACACGGCTGTAGCAGTCGCTGACGCCATCGCCCACCGGCACTTCAAAGTCGAAGTTTTCATAACCGGAGTAGGGCCGTGCTTTACGCACGTCGAACGCAATGCCGGTAGCGCGCAGACCGGCGCCAGTCACGCCCCACTCCAGCGCTTCTTTAGCGTTATAGGCAGCCACGCCTTGTGAACGCCCTTTCAGGATGCTGTTTTGCAACGCCGCCTTGACATAGGTATCCAGACGTGCCGGCATCCAGTCGAGGAATTCACGCAACAAACGTTCCCAGCCGCGCGGCAGATCGTGCGCCACGCCGCCGATACGGAACCAGGCCGGATGCATACGGTAGCCGGTAATCGCTTCCACCAGATCGTAGATTTTCTGACGATCGGTAAAGGCGAAGAACACCGGCGTCATCGCGCCGACGTCCTGAATGAAGGTACTGATGTACAGCAGGTGGCTATTGATACGGAACAGTTCGGACAGCATGACGCGGATAACGTTCACGCGCTCAGGCACCTCAATACCGGCCAGTTTTTCCACCGCCAGTACATACGGCATTTCGTTCACGCAGCCGCCGAGGTATTCGATACGGTCGGTGTAAGGGATATAGCTGTGCCAGGACTGGCGCT
The DNA window shown above is from Dickeya dadantii NCPPB 898 and carries:
- the nuoC gene encoding NADH-quinone oxidoreductase subunit C/D — protein: MTDLTTHDVALPAWQTRDHQDDPVVSELCNRFGPEAFTVQATRTGLPVVWVKREQLLDVVAFLKKQPKPYVMLHDLHGVDERLRTHRQGLPDADFTVFYHLISIERNRDIMLKVALSENDLNMPTLIKLFPNANWYEREVWDMFGITFKGHPHLTRIMMPQTWQGHPLRKDFPARATEFDPFVLTKQREDMEMESLTFKPEEWGMKRGTDNEDFMFLNLGPNHPSAHGAFRIILQLNGEEIVDCIPDIGYHHRGAEKMGERQSWHSYIPYTDRIEYLGGCVNEMPYVLAVEKLAGIEVPERVNVIRVMLSELFRINSHLLYISTFIQDVGAMTPVFFAFTDRQKIYDLVEAITGYRMHPAWFRIGGVAHDLPRGWERLLREFLDWMPARLDTYVKAALQNSILKGRSQGVAAYNAKEALEWGVTGAGLRATGIAFDVRKARPYSGYENFDFEVPVGDGVSDCYSRVMLKVEELRQSLRILEQCLKNMPEGPFKADHPLTTPPPKERTLQHIETLINHFLQVSWGPVMPANESFQMIEATKGVNSYYLTSDGSTMSYRTRIRTPSFPHLQQIPSVIRGCLVSDLIVYLGSIDFVMSDVDR